From Solibacillus isronensis, the proteins below share one genomic window:
- a CDS encoding NUDIX hydrolase, which yields MGYVEDLRKIVGNQPLNLVGVAVAVINENGDLLLQRRNDGQWGVPGGFIELGESTEEAGRREVLEETGLEIGKLDLVGVYSGKQHFVKLPNGDQFYPVTIAYISKEIKGGVLKADGQETTEVMFFRVSELPEGLNPLIKNLLKQYFMFIAK from the coding sequence ATGGGTTATGTTGAAGATTTACGCAAGATTGTGGGTAACCAACCTCTCAATTTAGTTGGAGTTGCGGTAGCTGTGATTAACGAAAATGGAGATTTATTGCTGCAAAGAAGAAATGATGGGCAATGGGGTGTTCCCGGCGGGTTTATCGAATTAGGAGAGTCTACTGAAGAAGCAGGAAGAAGAGAAGTATTAGAAGAAACAGGGCTTGAAATAGGTAAACTTGATTTAGTGGGTGTCTATTCTGGAAAACAGCATTTTGTGAAGTTACCAAACGGCGACCAATTTTACCCTGTTACAATTGCATATATTTCAAAAGAAATTAAAGGTGGTGTTCTTAAAGCAGATGGTCAAGAAACTACCGAAGTAATGTTTTTTAGAGTAAGTGAGTTACCTGAAGGACTTAATCCACTGATAAAAAATCTTCTTAAACAATATTTCATGTTTATCGCAAAATAA